The Metarhizium brunneum chromosome 3, complete sequence DNA window tataatttataacctattattaatataataattaattacttagattaattaccttagttattttgctaatataaattataactagtttatctcttaggaaccttagccgttacagGTTATCTACTAAAGCGCGTTCTATTAGGTTCCCAAACTCCATAATAATACTACAATTAGTGTATTATAAGCAGgatttataaataataagttaagttTTAAGTAGATTAAGcactttaataaatatattattaataagcgGATTAGCTAATACCAGCTCCTTATAATCGACGGACATGGCTCCCACTATACAATAGAATTCATCTAATATGTAGAAAACCAtgatattatattattcgGCTTGCCTCTATATCTTAGACATATCCTTTAAACGTTGGATGTTGTTGCCTTTCAGCCATTtgtcacgttatgagactcATGCTAACTAAGCTTCTCAATAAAATTATTATGCTTGTTGTTCCGAGTGCTGCAGACTCCGTTTACAGCtctttatttaatattaaaaacttcCTTTCGTCCAAATCTGTTTTTCGGCTAACTTAAGTTATAATAACCGATATTATGACAGATGGAAATTACACTAAGTTTGCTTGTTCTATCAACAGAGGCAGTTTTATCCGACAGATCCAGAGAAAGAGGGACCTCAATCGTACCAAAAGAGCTGAATTGGTATCATTGCAACGCAAAGCCATAAAGAATCGGCCCTTAAAAACTGGAGGCATTCTTTCTGTAGGTGATGCACGCAAAATGgtgcaaaaaaagaaggatgACAGCGTTGCATTGGCACGACGAGTTATTGAGGCTGCAGATGAAAAGGCACATACTAACGCCAAAAAGTGGTTTTTTAAAGCCGCAAAAAAGGCACGTAAATAGCGTATAACTTCTGTACTAGAACCACTAGAAATTAATAGCGAAAAGGGCGTACGGACTGTGCGAAGAGGTTAATAGAGCTATTAGGCCTAAAAAGTGCCCGAACTGCTGATCTGCCCGCACTGGTGATAAGCAGCACCTTTGGTGGTGCGAGCCAAAGCGAGCCCAAAAAAGTggggcgtggcacgagtaaTCATTTTCCTACTATTTTGAATCCCACTTCAGGTTTTCGCTCACAGGCATCGAACTTGTCACTCCAAGCCCGAGTCCAATAGTCGTCGAATAATGGGAAGCCTGAAGACTGTCAAAGGCCCGGCCATATTCGTCGGCCAGTATCTATCTGATGAAGCGCCGTTCAATAGCCTCGTGGGTATCGCAGAATGGGCCGCCAGCCTGGGTTACGCTGGAATTCAAATCCTCATCGGCGATAGGCTAATCGACATGGACCGAGCCGCCGCAGATGTCGAGTACTGCAAGTCGTTGCTGACAACCCCGGAGAAATACCAAGTGCAACTAACCCAGCTGTCCTCGCATCTCCAAGGACAATTGGTGGCTGCTCACCCAGCGTACGATGCTTTATTCGATGGATTTGCGCCTCCCCAGCTTCAAGGCAATCCAAGTGCAAGACAGAAGTGGGCAACCGGCGTGCTTATCAGGGCGGCGCGCGCGTCCAAGAATTTAGGACTGGCAGCTCATGCCACCTTCTCGAGAGCACTGGCGTGCCCATATAGATACTCCTGGCCCCAAAGACCTCAGAATATGGTTGAGATTGCATTTATAGAGCATTCCGCACGTTGGAAACCAATCCTTGATGTATTTGATGAGGTCGGCGTCCACTGTTGCTTTGAACTTCACCCTGGGGAGGATGTCCATGACGGGGCGTCTTTCGATCGGTTCCTCCGGGCGGTGGACGGTCATCGACGAGCCTGTATACTGTACCACCCAGGCCATTTCGTGTTGCAACAAGTCGGATATCCAAGTTTCCTGGACATCTATCATGAACGCGTCAAAATTGTCCATGTCAAGGACGCCGAATTCTTACCCAGTGGACGCCAGGGCGTCTATGGTGGAACGGGCAGGCCGATTCCGTGCTCttggtcatggtcaagtcGACTTCAAAGGCATTTTTACGAGGATTGCAAAGTACGGGTTTGACGGGTGGGCTGTCTCGGAGTCTGAATGCGCGTTCACGGACAAGGTAGTTTGCGCTGCCGACGGGGCCACCTTCATTACTAGCCATATCACCCCCGTTGCACGCAATACGTTTGACGACTTTGCGAAGACAACCCTGGGAGACCATCAGATTCGTGACATGCTGGCTATCTGTCAACGTTGATTTGCACAAGGTACGGTCCCGAGCCGAATACATGTCACTCAACATCGCGAGGACGATTGTGTGCGATCTGAGCACTACTTATTCGACCTTAATTTGCGCCATGCTCATACCTAGCAGTAGCTTAGCGTATTCACCTCCTTCACTGGATCTCTTACGAATTGTCATACATTAGTGTGTAACACGCGAGGTCGTCGAGGTGTGGCACGCTACGAGAGTATGGCGCAACTAGGACGAATAGAGAATCTCTTGATTTCCTACTTAAAAATTAAGCAATGTGAAACTAAATGCTTTATGTAATatggcaagaagcagcatAGCAATAGGTGTGACCTTGAATGAATgacttgaccttgtcagAGGTCATCGGCTTGATATTCGCTGCAGTGGCAGGGCCGGCACCTCCAGTTTCGGGGCAGGTAACCAGAACGCTCTCGGCGGGATGAGCTGAGTATATTGACAAGTACCGGTAGCTAGACGACCATAACAAGTGTCCAAAAGTGAAGAGGACACGAACAAAAGGAGAATTCACGGGCCTCCAAGCCGGCAGCATCTGAGGCAAGTTTGCCGTTCAAGATGACGTATTCGTAGGGGACTCAAGATATGGTCTTGTTCAGCGTTGAGAGGTTTTTGACGATGTTGATATCCTCCTTGCCAGCAGTTGCTAATACCTCAATCAGCATTACTAGAACTGGCTCAAGGGCGACACCGAGAGCAATAGGGTTCAGAGTGTTGCGAAGCACTGTGGTGCGTGAGCATCCACTGGCGACTTTTCCAGCAAAGGCATTTGCAACAAACTCGAGCACTTCTAAAATGGCGAGAACCTCGGTGGTGATGTGCCCACCATTAGCAAAGGTGATAAACTTGACGTTGGCGCCATTACTACACCAAGCATCTGCCAGCGTAGAGGCGTTTGTGTAGGGAACAATCTCATCCTTAGTTGCATGATATAGCAGTACTGGCGCGGTCGGTGTCTCGTTTTTATGAACGCCCATGGTATTTTGTTCTAGAACTGACACAAGATCGGGGTTGTAGAGAAGGCCAGGTCCCTGGTTTTGAAAGCTAGTAGATAGTACTGACTGTTCTGGAAAGGCGAGTAAATCACCAATGGCGCAGCTGGCTGCAGCGAAGTCAAGAACGCGTTGGCCGCGTGGAGTCATGATGCTCTTCAGAAGGGGAGTTAACTGCGCACCGTACGCGCTTGGTTTGGCTAGGCCGTTGATAGCGGCGGGCACAAACCCACTGAATAAAGTATTGTCAATAAATGTCAAGATGCCAGTCAGATTTGCAGGCGTCCCGCCATGGGCCCAGCCCTTGAGTGCTAGGTCAGGGGCGTAAGTTGGCTGTAAAGACGCCGCCCAGCCCGTGGCAATGGCGCCGCCTGAATATCCCACACCAACTACCATAGGGTTGTTTGTTGAGAGCTTTAGGTTATTACCAAAGTTTTTGACTGCGCGCATGCCATCCAAGACACCCATGCCTTCAAGTCGACCAGGACCAAAGGCCGCATCGGGACCCTCGTAGTCCGGCGACGCCACAATATAGCCAGAGAGCAGGTAGAGTTGCAACAGAAAAAACTCAGACGAAGAGATCAAGTCGGTTTGCAAGGAGCCCAACTGATAGTTATAGCTGGGGTTGCAAATGGATGCCGAGCTATCATATGCCGTATGGAAGGAAATGAAGCGGTCTTTCTTAGCAAATAATGGCTTGAAGATGGTCGTGACCGTGGCGATAGGTGAGCCGTTAATGGCTGTTGTACGATAGAGTAGCTGCCATGTTTCCACGGGATCTGGAATAAGCCCAAAAAAGGAGGCCACGACAAGGCGTTGGCGTAAAATAGCACCGGGTTCTTTGGATTCGAAACCCGCTGGAGGTTGATAGAAAGGATCTTTGCTTGGTGGTAAAGCACGTGACCCCTGAGCAGAGACAAGAGCGAGAGAAACAATGGCTAGGCACATAAGCCGGAGCACCAATGTACTCATATTGGGAGTCGTGGTAATAGTATTTGCTGAGAAGAGGCAATATAACTCTGATGTTGTAGGCTCGTCTGCACAAGGACGAGACACAATTAGCCTAGGGGTGACGCCGAATTAATATATGGGATTTTGCTCTACTGCAACGACACCGTTATTGGCAGCTTGGGCTGTTGGTCGTCATCTCGGCACACCTCTCATCAAGTTCTCTTAGCTGACAACCTGCTGTAACTTTGTTCTCGAAATGACGGCGCTACGACACCAAATACGCTGCTGTCAATACTAGGCTGCCATATTGGCAACTAGCTCAGCAAACTAGTGTAGGTATTCAGAGAAAGCAGcgcaagaaaagaagagctCCCGGGCCTCGATACAAATGGGGTCCGGGGCCGAAGACATCGGATGATGTGATTACGATTAGTGCTAAGCTTGAAAATGCCGAAAGTACAACCCCAGTTGTGGGGTGAGCCTTaggacgtcgacgtcgaccaAGGCAGCGTCCAATGACGCTCCATCGCGAGGTCACGAGCGTCGTTGAAGGAAACGGGCGGCAAAAACTGGGGAAATCGGGCGACTGCGTAATCCCTATAGATGTCCCACTAAGTGCCGATGTATTGGGCCCTTCAGACTACTCGTGCCTTTGCGCTTTGAAAAAATGCGGGACTTGACATGCGGGACAGCTGAGCCGCCGATTTTAGTTGTGAAAACCATCACCGTCCTCAAACGCGCCAGATTCCCGTGTCCTTCCCGCAGGCGGTCTCGAACCCAGTCACCGCCATCCCAAGGACTCCGGCTTTCCATCTCCTCCCGCGAAGGCTGATCGCCGCCCGACTGTTGCTGTCCACTTCGTACCATCAGACCGAATTTATCGAAACCAAACCCGGCCGGCAAATCTCTGGCAGCCAGATTGCTGAAAACTAGACTGATTCTTTCACAGTCATTTTTCTTGACGTATGGATCCTTATGAGACCAGGCCCTTAAGTTTATCAAATCATCCGATTCGATAGGGTTAACCAAGTATTTAATTGGCCGTCGTCCAAGCTGCTGGGATCGTCTGTGAAGCAACCTGTTTAACTTCACTACAGCTTCTTCCCAATCGCTCACCTTACGAGCCGCTGCACAGAGTTTATTACAGAAATTAATTCCACTATACGCCTACTGGTAATAGTAAACCTTATCTCCGCCCTAGATACGGCTTACTATCTTCTAGGCCTCGACACTTCTAGATTTGTTACCCTGATCTTTCATCACTCGGCTATTTTGCACCGCGCCTGACATTTTCCCTGACCCGTTCTTAAAATCTTTACTATTTATTTTATAGACATGATTCTATTATTTCTAAAGCTATAACCTTAGAATTTCTATATCCCCTCTATACCGCGGAAAACTCCATCACGGCTCCTGCGCTAATACGTCCAAACCAAACCTCTCTCGTTTGATCTGACCTCTCTTAATCTCAATATCGGCCACACCACCAATTCCCCAGACCACTTCCCGGATCAACTCCCTTCCTCACGTAAATACTATACCTTCACATACAAATCGTGTCCTCCACCCACGAAATACtatcaacctcaacctcGTGAACTGATATCCCAGCCAACCCCTGATGCCTTACTGGCAGATGACCAAGCCAGCAGCCGCCGATGCTTCACCAGCAGATAACCCGACCAACCCTGATATCTCTTATGCAGCATGGCTCAGCCAGGGCCTGACAGCAAAGATGACCGActatcaacaccaccacatGCCACATTCCTCGGAATCACCGTCCAAATGACCAGACTATGCGCAGCAACAGACACGGGAAAAAACTTCCCAGACCTAGGCAACACACCAAAGACACTtaaccaacaacaccactCGTACCACACCTAATCCTCAGAATTACCAGCCAGATGACCAAATCCGCATAGCCCCCTGTTACTGAGGGGGGCCTGGTGATATggttttgctttttctgACGTTGCTTTTTGTTTCTGACATTCCTTTTTTCGGGCACCTCTCCCACCtcccggcgacgacgagcaaaGACCATCCTGCCAACCACTTGCCGCTTACGGCGGCTACCATTATGAAGCAAGTCTGTGTTTTCCATGATCCCGTCAGCTCAGCTCTGTAACAAAACAGCCATGGACCATTTCTTATGACACATGTGATAGTATTCAGAGCAGAAGACGCGATAATGCGTACGTGCTCATATGCCCTGGGCCTGAGCCTGTCGCGTAGAGTCTGCCCGACCAGTCCTGGATAACGGAGCGTAGTAAACCATCTGTTTCATGCAGAATTATTCCCCTATAGAAACCAGCGATGCGACCTACGTCCCAGGACCGTTTTTCGCTCACACTCATTCCAAATCTCTTTCAACATGTCTCGACAACCAACATTCACAAGCATAATTCACTTACGGGATTTCGTCGACGCCATTACAGATGACCCGACCCGAGAAAATGCTCCAAACTACGTCGAAATCCAAACAGATCTCAACATCTTCGAGGAAGACGGTTTCCATGATCCTAATATCGCCACCGACCCCATTCGCACCCGCATCCATACTTATCTGACGCAAGAACAACGAGAACTCTACGTTCCTGGCGCTTTCTTCTACGCCGACGGCCGCTTCTTCACGGCACTGTCAATGAACGGCACTCTGGAGATTAGCACGCAGACGCTGAGCTTGATGAGGCAGGTCTGGCCAAACATTCGCCCTAGCTCTAGCTGACAGCCTTAGACACCCAGGGAATATCGCCGACTCCGTCCAGTATAACCAGCACTTGCCAGAGTAATAGTGCCCGATGGTGACCGTTATCAGCTTCGTGCCTCCCTATACCGACAACTCGCTTGACCCTTCTGAGCCCCGTCACTTCACCATTAAAACATCTGTCTACAACGCATCGAAGGCAGCCCTAGCTCACCTCTCCGTAGTCTACTTCTTAGAAGGCACCAAGCGTTAAAGGAAAGTCAAGACACCAGCATCGGGAGCTCTCCTCAGCGTCACTGCTAAGATCGCCGGCCGCACGAGGGACACCAACCTCCTGGCCCTCCAAGTCCTCGACCTCGCTTACTTACCAAGACCTGCGTCCGCTCCAACGCCCACCCCGACCGATACTCCACCTTCGAAGCGATCCGACCGCTGGCGTGGCCGGGTCCCATCTACATCTACTCCTTCGAAGAGGCCACGCATATCGGGCCCTGCCAACGAAGCTGCAAACCCGTCTGATAGGAATACAACTCTTCCAGACGCCTTGTCAAGCGCGCTTATTTTCCCGCACTCAGAGCTTACTACAGAGCCCATATCCGCCCCAACTTCTCCGTCCACCACTGCTAACCCCAAAGAATCCTCCCCAACCCCGGGCCTGCCCCTCGTATCCGACGGCGGAGCTCGTCCACGTCGCAATCGTCATCCCCCCAAGAAGTAGGTTAACGTAGAGTAAACATCAGTAAACTAGATACAGCCGTCAATAAGTTGCCAACAGTGGCATCGATGGAAGATGGCAGCACAGGGACTCATGAAACTGTTAGGCTACAATGACTCAACTACTTTTCCTCCTCAAGCTTGAGTATGTAACTTTTCTTGTGCTCCATCCAGTCTGCCCCTAGTTCGGCAATTCCTAAACTCCCGCTATAACGGGCTGAGTCCGATATGACTCGGCTTGCACTCTCGCCTTCGGCCCCGGCCCCCGGCCTAAACCATGTGTCGAGCTCAGGAGCTCAAGAGCTCAAGagctctccttttcttgctctcttttcctttcttctttggcgttTAGATACTCGTAGTGGTCGCCTAGCCACTTATCAATATACTCAGCTTGGACCATTACACCCGCACTAGAATCGGCCACTAAGAAGCTCCTGCTCTAACTTTTAAGTCTGCTCTCACGTTGAGACATCTAGCCCGTATAAAAACTTTCTTAAAACTTCTCATAAATTACTACATCATGTTAAGCTTTCGTTTCTCAAGGCTCTCCTGGGCAAGCCGCTTGCGGTTTGGTCTCCTGTTTTGTTGCACGATTTGCAGCCGTCAATATAATTATTGAACCAATCAGAACCTCTAAAACTTACTTATCTGCACCAAACCCTCAGTATTCGGGAAAAACTTAAGAACTAATGTATACACAGCCTTCCGCTGAACAAAGGGTGGGTGGAGATGGGAATTTTGTTTCGGCGTGGTGCCTGTGGGCCAAAAAATCTTACACTTTGGCAACGAAGGAGATAGCCAAAATACAGGacgtacgtatgtacatgtactactAACTAAGTCGCATCACCAACTCTCTTCCGCTTACGCAATGATCAGATGACTAGTTACATATCATATTGATTCAAAAGTGGCGCGTGCCTGAAAATCCTGGAAAATGTAACCCTAGCACCAAGTCATAGGACGTCGTTTACATTACTTCGTCCTCATTGCTCCATTTGTTGGACG harbors:
- the LIP6_1 gene encoding Lipase 6: MSTLVLRLMCLAIVSLALVSAQGSRALPPSKDPFYQPPAGFESKEPGAILRQRLVVASFFGLIPDPVETWQLLYRTTAINGSPIATVTTIFKPLFAKKDRFISFHTAYDSSASICNPSYNYQLGSLQTDLISSSEFFLLQLYLLSGYIVASPDYEGPDAAFGPGRLEGMGVLDGMRAVKNFGNNLKLSTNNPMVVGVGYSGGAIATGWAASLQPTYAPDLALKGWAHGGTPANLTGILTFIDNTLFSGFVPAAINGLAKPSAYGAQLTPLLKSIMTPRGQRVLDFAAASCAIGDLLAFPEQSVLSTSFQNQGPGLLYNPDLVSVLEQNTMGVHKNETPTAPVLLYHATKDEIVPYTNASTLADAWCSNGANVKFITFANGGHITTEVLAILEVLEFVANAFAGKVASGCSRTTVLRNTLNPIALGVALEPVLVMLIEVLATAGKEDINIVKNLSTLNKTIS